The following proteins come from a genomic window of Synechococcus sp. BIOS-E4-1:
- a CDS encoding photosystem II reaction center protein J: MKPKNAGNLPDGRIPDRLPDGSPAVKWRSRWTEGALPLWLVATAGGMAAIFVVGLFFYGSYTGVGSA; this comes from the coding sequence ATGAAGCCTAAGAATGCAGGCAATTTGCCAGACGGACGTATTCCTGACCGTCTTCCTGATGGTTCTCCAGCTGTCAAATGGCGCTCACGCTGGACTGAAGGAGCTCTTCCCCTCTGGCTGGTGGCAACAGCTGGTGGCATGGCTGCCATTTTTGTTGTTGGACTGTTCTTTTACGGGTCTTACACGGGAGTTGGTTCGGCCTGA
- a CDS encoding YdcF family protein has translation MAYWLSKILPLALLPLGLSLILLLVGLIGRLRWPVITAAVLLWLFSLGLVSQILWRWLESPWQRQSAAKAASADAIVVLSGGRHPVPGAARVSEWHDPDRFFAGLELYRYGKAPLLLFTGGVSPFRPGEQPEGQRYLVEAQQLGIPASAMETTLPVVNTAQEANAIYKLLQGSDRLDSSPSILLVTSAFHMRRAQRLFERQGLRVVPFPVDFQARGNWAGPLWRDPIQWIPTAGALDGSSRALRELLGRLVYRTW, from the coding sequence ATGGCCTACTGGCTTAGCAAAATCCTGCCCCTGGCTCTGTTGCCTCTTGGCCTCAGTCTGATCCTGCTGCTGGTCGGCTTGATCGGTCGCTTGCGCTGGCCGGTGATCACTGCAGCGGTGCTGCTTTGGCTGTTTTCTCTGGGATTGGTGAGCCAGATCCTTTGGCGCTGGTTGGAGTCACCTTGGCAGCGCCAATCCGCAGCCAAAGCGGCGTCGGCTGATGCGATCGTTGTGCTCAGTGGCGGACGTCACCCCGTGCCAGGAGCAGCGCGCGTTAGCGAGTGGCATGACCCTGATCGCTTCTTCGCTGGGCTTGAGCTTTATCGCTATGGCAAAGCACCTCTCTTGTTATTTACCGGGGGTGTCAGTCCTTTTCGACCCGGTGAACAACCGGAAGGGCAGCGTTATTTGGTGGAAGCTCAACAGCTCGGCATCCCTGCTTCGGCGATGGAGACCACGCTGCCGGTGGTCAATACTGCGCAAGAAGCCAATGCAATTTACAAGCTGTTGCAGGGTTCTGATCGCTTGGACAGCAGCCCAAGCATTCTTCTAGTTACCAGTGCATTTCATATGCGCCGAGCCCAACGCTTGTTTGAACGTCAGGGTTTGAGGGTGGTGCCATTCCCGGTGGATTTCCAGGCCCGTGGCAATTGGGCAGGGCCTCTTTGGCGCGATCCCATTCAGTGGATTCCGACCGCTGGTGCTCTTGATGGCAGTTCCCGCGCTTTACGTGAATTGCTTGGGCGACTGGTTTATCGGACTTGGTAG
- the psbE gene encoding cytochrome b559 subunit alpha produces MAGGSTGERPFFEIITSIRYWVIHAITLPSIFLAGFLFVSTGLAYDAFGTPRPDAYFQVNEGKAPVLSQRFEGKSDLDVRLNK; encoded by the coding sequence ATGGCTGGAGGCTCTACGGGTGAACGCCCGTTTTTCGAGATCATCACCAGCATCCGTTACTGGGTGATCCACGCCATCACGCTGCCTTCCATTTTCCTTGCAGGCTTCCTGTTTGTGTCGACAGGTCTTGCCTACGACGCCTTTGGAACTCCCCGACCGGATGCATATTTCCAGGTCAATGAAGGCAAAGCACCCGTTCTCAGCCAGCGATTCGAAGGCAAATCCGACCTCGATGTCCGCCTGAACAAGTAA
- a CDS encoding nucleotide sugar dehydrogenase: MPVASIRSICCIGAGYVGGPTMAVIADRCPEVQVTVVDINQTRIDAWNNSDLNMLPVYEPGLDAVVGRARGRNLHFSTAVDEAIGAADMVFISVNTPTKTKGLGAGQASDLRWVEACARQVAKSAVGHTIVVEKSTLPVRTAEAVKAILSAAQQSSAGTECSFAVLSNPEFLAEGTAIPDLESPDRVLIGGESPEAIDALASVYAQWVPQERILRTNLWSSELSKLTANAFLAQRISSINSVAALCEATGADVREVARAVGSDSRIGSKFLHAGPGFGGSCFQKDILNLVYLCRHFGLPDVANYWESVVQLNSWQQHRIARLVVQKLFGTVTGKRLAILGFAFKADTNDTREAPAIRIAKDLLEEGAQLAIHDPKVDSDQIARDLNLAASTAPDAESGPTRAALSGEGTWWPSNEIDSALKGADAVLILTEWSQYRELDWAVLAPLMRHPAWVFDARSMVTPAEVQAAGLYLWRVGEGQS, encoded by the coding sequence ATGCCAGTTGCTTCAATTCGCTCTATTTGTTGCATCGGTGCTGGTTACGTTGGCGGACCGACCATGGCAGTCATTGCCGACCGCTGCCCTGAAGTACAGGTCACAGTCGTAGATATCAACCAAACCCGCATCGATGCCTGGAATAACAGTGATCTGAACATGCTGCCGGTGTACGAGCCAGGCTTGGATGCCGTTGTTGGGCGTGCGCGAGGCCGAAACCTGCATTTCTCAACGGCTGTGGACGAGGCGATCGGCGCAGCAGATATGGTTTTTATTTCCGTCAACACTCCCACCAAAACCAAGGGTTTGGGAGCTGGTCAGGCCAGTGATCTGCGTTGGGTGGAAGCCTGCGCCCGTCAGGTTGCTAAGTCGGCAGTGGGTCACACGATTGTGGTGGAGAAAAGCACCCTGCCGGTGCGTACCGCAGAAGCGGTCAAGGCCATTCTCTCTGCTGCGCAGCAATCCTCCGCGGGTACCGAATGCAGTTTCGCGGTGCTGTCCAACCCTGAATTTCTCGCCGAAGGCACCGCGATCCCTGATCTTGAGTCGCCGGACCGGGTGCTGATCGGCGGCGAAAGCCCTGAGGCCATTGACGCTCTGGCATCGGTGTATGCACAGTGGGTGCCGCAGGAGCGCATTCTGCGCACCAACCTTTGGAGCAGCGAACTCTCCAAGCTCACCGCGAATGCCTTTTTGGCTCAACGGATTAGCTCGATCAACTCTGTTGCAGCTCTCTGTGAAGCCACTGGTGCTGATGTGCGCGAGGTGGCCCGCGCGGTTGGCAGCGACAGCCGAATTGGTTCCAAATTTTTGCATGCTGGGCCGGGCTTTGGTGGCAGTTGCTTCCAGAAAGACATCCTCAACCTGGTTTATCTCTGCAGGCATTTCGGGCTCCCTGATGTAGCCAACTACTGGGAGTCAGTGGTGCAGCTGAATAGCTGGCAACAGCACCGCATTGCTCGCTTGGTGGTGCAGAAACTGTTCGGTACCGTCACCGGCAAACGCCTGGCCATCCTTGGTTTTGCCTTCAAGGCCGACACCAACGACACCCGCGAAGCTCCGGCGATCCGCATTGCTAAGGATTTATTGGAAGAGGGCGCTCAGCTCGCAATCCATGATCCCAAGGTTGATTCGGATCAAATTGCTCGTGATCTGAATTTGGCAGCCAGCACTGCACCGGATGCTGAGTCGGGCCCTACGCGTGCCGCACTCAGCGGTGAGGGCACTTGGTGGCCCAGTAACGAAATTGACTCGGCCTTGAAGGGAGCTGATGCTGTGCTCATCCTCACGGAGTGGAGCCAGTACAGAGAACTCGATTGGGCAGTACTGGCTCCATTGATGCGTCATCCCGCCTGGGTGTTTGATGCCCGCTCGATGGTCACACCGGCAGAGGTTCAGGCCGCCGGTCTTTATCTCTGGCGTGTGGGTGAGGGTCAGTCATGA
- a CDS encoding glycosyltransferase family 4 protein, giving the protein MRVLVIAGFAESLLNFRGPLLSAMIARGLEVHVAAPNLFEDFCIRKKLELLSLNLHDICLYRASTNPLTDLKLLCSLTLLIRKIQPDFVLSYTIKPVIYGTIASWLVGVPRRCTLITGLGYAFTGNAGGVRGLVKIVVQSLYKLALFRSHKVFFQNNDDYDLFRTLGLITNRTSTVVVNGSGVDLEFFSVAPLPLGPPHFLMIARLLGDKGVREYAQAAQQLKAKWPDIEFSLVGWLDQNPDSISQSELDSWIQSSSLNYLGRLQDIRPAMRQCSVYVLPSYREGMPRTVLEAMAMGRAVITTHAPGCRETVVEGENGFLVPIKSIDVLVSAMERFIYEPQLAHRMGRRGRELAEERFDVNKINDVMLTNMGL; this is encoded by the coding sequence ATGAGGGTTCTTGTTATTGCAGGATTTGCGGAGTCTCTGCTTAATTTCAGAGGGCCTTTGTTATCCGCCATGATTGCTCGTGGGCTTGAAGTGCATGTGGCAGCTCCCAATCTGTTTGAAGACTTTTGTATTCGTAAGAAGCTTGAATTACTTTCTTTAAACTTGCATGATATTTGCTTGTACAGAGCCAGTACAAATCCTCTCACCGATTTGAAATTGCTTTGCTCTTTAACTCTGCTTATCCGAAAAATTCAGCCCGATTTTGTTCTAAGTTATACCATCAAGCCTGTTATTTATGGGACTATTGCTTCTTGGCTTGTTGGTGTTCCCCGCCGTTGTACTCTAATAACTGGTTTAGGTTACGCATTCACTGGGAATGCTGGAGGTGTTCGTGGTTTAGTCAAAATAGTTGTACAGAGCTTATATAAGCTGGCTTTATTCCGTTCACATAAGGTCTTTTTTCAAAATAATGACGATTATGATTTGTTTCGTACACTGGGATTGATCACTAATCGAACTTCAACTGTAGTTGTTAATGGCTCTGGTGTTGATTTGGAATTCTTTTCAGTAGCGCCACTACCCTTGGGACCTCCACATTTTTTGATGATTGCACGACTTTTGGGGGACAAGGGTGTACGTGAATATGCGCAAGCTGCTCAGCAGCTCAAAGCGAAGTGGCCAGACATTGAATTTTCTCTTGTAGGGTGGTTGGATCAAAATCCAGATTCTATATCTCAATCTGAGTTGGATTCTTGGATACAATCTTCTAGCCTCAATTATTTAGGTCGTCTACAGGATATTCGTCCTGCTATGCGTCAATGCAGTGTTTATGTTTTGCCTAGCTACCGAGAAGGTATGCCACGTACTGTGCTCGAGGCCATGGCTATGGGTCGTGCTGTCATTACTACCCATGCTCCCGGTTGTCGCGAAACAGTTGTTGAGGGTGAAAATGGTTTTTTGGTGCCAATTAAGTCAATAGACGTGTTGGTTTCTGCCATGGAACGATTCATTTATGAACCGCAATTAGCTCATAGGATGGGGCGGCGCGGCAGAGAACTTGCCGAAGAACGTTTTGATGTCAATAAGATTAATGATGTTATGCTTACCAATATGGGACTTTGA
- the psbF gene encoding cytochrome b559 subunit beta codes for MTQSPTTSKPRVYPIFTVRWLALHTLGVPTVFFLGALAAMQFIRR; via the coding sequence ATGACCCAGTCTCCAACCACCTCTAAGCCTCGCGTTTATCCGATCTTCACGGTCCGTTGGCTTGCGCTCCATACCCTGGGCGTCCCAACCGTCTTTTTCTTGGGTGCTCTGGCAGCCATGCAGTTCATCCGTCGTTGA
- the asnB gene encoding asparagine synthase (glutamine-hydrolyzing) has product MCGLVGFLTQGIWSSEEETVPLLHRMTNRIVNRGPDSAGYWHDSDAGIALGHRRLSVVDLSPAGAQPMHSACGRYVMAFNGEIYNHLELRELLGNSLWRGHSDTETVLEAFSSWGIISTLQRCNGMYAIALWDKKERTLTLARDRIGEKPLYYGWQGQGANSCFLFGSELNALKAHPSFSTVINRDALSLYMRHNYIASPHSIYQGIHKLTPGCFLTISLSLQEPDEISYWSLPLVAQHGVTQPFTGSDDSAIDTLESLLKDSVRQQMVADVDLGAFLSGGIDSSTVVALMQAQSNRPVKTFTIGFSEDAYNEAIYAKAVAKHLGTEHTELYVTPQQALDVIPKLPNLYNEPFADSSQIPTFLVSQLASQYVTVSLSGDAGDELFCGYGRYMFTRSLWDRIRILPLPFRKILEAGITGLSPAHLNILLAPLKLFKSYSLRKGNLGDRLHKAAGLLASPSLNSLYLDLVTHWVPNDLVLGANEPLTYLSGNNLALSGLDSMQRMMALDTLSYLPDDILVKVDRAAMGVSLETRLPFLDQRVVEFAWQLPQDLKMRGGAGKWALRQVLNRYVPSELIDRPKMGFGVPLDDWLRGPLRDWAEDLLCESRMRQEGYLNPEPIQRKWAEHVSGTRNWHYHLWDVLMFQSWLRCHSS; this is encoded by the coding sequence ATGTGCGGTCTCGTAGGTTTCCTTACCCAAGGTATTTGGTCATCTGAAGAGGAAACCGTTCCTTTGCTTCACAGAATGACCAATCGAATTGTCAACCGTGGCCCCGACAGTGCTGGTTATTGGCATGATTCGGATGCTGGTATTGCTCTTGGGCATCGTCGTCTTTCTGTAGTTGATTTATCGCCTGCGGGAGCTCAGCCTATGCACTCCGCATGCGGGCGTTATGTCATGGCCTTCAACGGTGAGATCTATAACCATCTTGAGCTACGCGAATTACTGGGCAACTCACTGTGGCGGGGACATTCTGATACTGAGACTGTTTTAGAGGCTTTCAGTTCTTGGGGCATTATAAGTACTTTACAACGTTGTAATGGTATGTATGCCATTGCATTATGGGATAAAAAAGAACGAACACTTACCTTGGCTCGGGATCGTATTGGTGAGAAACCACTTTATTATGGATGGCAGGGTCAAGGTGCGAACAGCTGTTTTTTATTCGGCTCTGAGTTAAATGCTCTCAAGGCTCATCCATCATTCTCTACTGTTATTAACCGTGATGCATTGTCTTTGTACATGCGTCATAACTATATCGCATCTCCCCACTCCATTTACCAAGGTATTCATAAGCTAACGCCGGGTTGTTTCCTTACTATTTCTCTTTCTTTGCAAGAGCCCGACGAGATATCTTATTGGTCTCTTCCTTTGGTTGCGCAGCATGGAGTTACACAACCGTTTACAGGTTCTGATGATTCAGCCATAGATACTCTGGAATCTTTACTTAAAGATTCCGTGCGGCAGCAAATGGTCGCCGATGTTGATCTCGGTGCATTCCTGTCTGGCGGTATTGATTCCTCTACGGTTGTTGCGTTGATGCAAGCACAGTCTAATCGACCAGTAAAAACCTTCACAATTGGATTCAGTGAAGATGCCTACAACGAGGCTATCTACGCCAAAGCCGTGGCTAAGCATCTCGGCACGGAGCATACTGAACTTTATGTCACGCCCCAGCAGGCACTTGACGTTATCCCTAAATTGCCAAATCTTTACAATGAGCCATTTGCTGACTCTTCTCAAATTCCAACTTTCTTAGTTAGCCAATTGGCTAGCCAATATGTGACCGTTTCTCTTTCCGGTGATGCTGGAGATGAACTATTTTGCGGTTATGGCCGTTACATGTTCACTCGCAGTCTTTGGGATCGTATCCGTATTTTGCCATTGCCTTTCCGCAAGATCCTTGAGGCTGGAATTACTGGCTTGTCACCTGCTCATTTGAATATTCTTTTGGCTCCACTGAAGTTATTCAAATCATATTCTCTCCGTAAAGGAAATTTAGGCGATAGATTGCACAAAGCAGCTGGCCTTTTAGCCTCGCCCAGTTTAAACTCATTATATCTTGACTTAGTTACTCATTGGGTTCCCAATGATTTAGTCCTAGGGGCTAATGAACCCTTAACTTATCTGAGTGGTAACAACCTGGCATTATCGGGTCTTGATTCCATGCAGCGCATGATGGCGCTTGATACTCTTTCATATTTACCTGACGATATTTTAGTTAAAGTCGATCGTGCAGCTATGGGTGTTTCGCTTGAAACCCGTTTGCCCTTTTTAGACCAACGTGTTGTGGAGTTTGCCTGGCAACTTCCGCAAGATCTCAAGATGCGCGGTGGTGCTGGAAAGTGGGCGCTTCGTCAGGTTCTCAATCGTTATGTACCAAGTGAACTAATTGACCGCCCAAAAATGGGTTTTGGAGTACCTCTTGATGACTGGCTACGAGGTCCATTACGTGATTGGGCTGAAGATCTTTTGTGTGAATCGCGCATGCGCCAAGAGGGTTACTTAAACCCTGAACCTATCCAAAGGAAATGGGCTGAGCATGTGAGTGGTACCCGTAATTGGCATTACCACTTATGGGATGTGTTGATGTTTCAGTCCTGGCTTAGATGCCATAGTTCCTAG
- a CDS encoding nucleoside-diphosphate sugar epimerase/dehydratase, with amino-acid sequence MAPPPLIRRLLLIGIDALLLPLAVWLSFWFRLAHPLHPNFISAGSWILISSLFIGLPLYAYTGQYKGLTRYVGSAAFYPLAGRNGLLVLLLAGIGVMLRLPMPPRSSWILLWLLLTGFTGAVRFALRDMLLNLRSTQHKQQLRVAIYGAGQAGAQLAAALRLAGNHRIVAFLDDNPAYWSRSINGVAIQPPQKLMEMEDSIDQALLAIPSLPRSERRRIVEGLQSLGIPVLQVPSVDDLTSGRARIDALRPIAIEDLLGRDEVPADPQLLGPGIRDAVVFVTGAGGSIGSELCRQILGLFPARLILLESSEPALYAIEQELCLSLPDGVALQAVLGSATNPQLLQRLFDEQAVELVFHAAAYKHVPLVEANPLAGLANNVGSTDQVCRAAVASGVRKVVLISTDKAVRPTNVMGASKRLAELVVQAHSAESTSTCLSMVRFGNVLGSSGSVVPLFRRQIAAGGPITLTHPEIIRYFMTIPEATTLVIQASVLAQGGDVFLLDMGEPVRIKALAEQMVRLSGLSLRDAAYPDGDIEIVCTGLRPGEKLYEELLIDAESQPTAHPLIYRAMERSLPPHELWPKLDALNRAFAAQDVEAALKVSAELVPEWRRAKP; translated from the coding sequence CTGGCACCCCCCCCCCTCATTCGCAGACTCCTGCTCATCGGCATTGATGCGCTCCTACTGCCTTTGGCGGTATGGCTGAGTTTCTGGTTCCGTTTGGCGCATCCCCTTCATCCCAACTTCATCTCTGCTGGTAGTTGGATTTTGATCAGTAGCCTCTTCATTGGATTGCCTCTCTATGCATACACCGGGCAATACAAAGGCCTCACCCGCTACGTGGGCAGTGCTGCCTTCTATCCCCTCGCCGGGCGCAACGGACTGCTCGTGCTCTTGTTGGCTGGCATCGGCGTGATGCTGCGGCTGCCGATGCCGCCCCGCAGCAGCTGGATCCTGTTGTGGTTGCTGCTGACAGGCTTCACAGGGGCGGTGCGCTTTGCCTTGCGAGATATGTTGCTCAATTTGCGTTCTACTCAGCACAAGCAGCAGTTGCGTGTCGCCATCTACGGCGCCGGTCAAGCCGGTGCCCAGTTGGCGGCCGCCTTGCGGCTTGCCGGCAACCACAGGATCGTCGCCTTCCTCGACGACAACCCGGCCTATTGGAGTCGTTCGATCAACGGTGTTGCAATCCAACCGCCCCAGAAATTGATGGAAATGGAGGATTCCATTGATCAGGCGCTCCTGGCGATTCCTTCTCTTCCCCGTAGTGAACGGCGTCGCATTGTCGAGGGCCTTCAGAGTCTTGGCATCCCCGTATTGCAGGTGCCGTCGGTGGATGACCTCACCTCCGGTCGCGCCCGTATCGATGCTCTGCGTCCAATCGCGATTGAAGATCTGCTTGGTCGCGATGAGGTGCCAGCCGATCCACAGCTGCTTGGCCCAGGCATTCGTGATGCCGTGGTCTTCGTCACCGGTGCTGGCGGCTCGATTGGTTCGGAGCTCTGCCGCCAGATCCTGGGGTTGTTTCCAGCGCGGTTGATTCTTCTGGAAAGCAGCGAGCCGGCGCTCTATGCCATCGAGCAGGAACTCTGTTTGTCGTTGCCTGATGGAGTGGCGCTTCAAGCAGTTCTTGGCAGTGCCACTAACCCGCAGTTGTTGCAGCGCTTGTTTGATGAGCAGGCGGTGGAGCTTGTGTTCCATGCCGCTGCTTACAAGCATGTCCCCCTCGTGGAGGCCAATCCGTTGGCAGGCCTGGCCAACAACGTGGGTTCTACGGATCAGGTGTGCCGCGCCGCAGTCGCCAGCGGGGTGAGGAAGGTAGTGCTGATCTCCACTGACAAAGCCGTGCGCCCCACCAACGTGATGGGAGCATCCAAGCGTCTGGCCGAATTGGTGGTTCAAGCCCACTCTGCTGAGTCCACCAGCACCTGTTTGTCCATGGTGCGCTTTGGCAATGTGCTCGGCTCCTCAGGCTCGGTGGTGCCCTTGTTTCGCCGCCAGATCGCTGCCGGTGGTCCGATCACCCTCACCCATCCGGAGATCATCCGCTATTTCATGACCATCCCTGAGGCGACCACGTTGGTGATTCAGGCCTCCGTGCTCGCCCAAGGTGGAGATGTGTTCCTCCTCGACATGGGCGAACCGGTACGGATCAAAGCCCTGGCTGAGCAAATGGTGCGGCTGAGTGGTTTATCCCTGCGTGATGCAGCCTATCCCGATGGTGACATAGAGATCGTTTGCACTGGTTTACGCCCTGGCGAGAAACTCTATGAGGAGCTGCTGATCGATGCTGAATCCCAGCCCACCGCCCATCCGTTGATCTACCGGGCAATGGAACGATCCTTACCTCCTCATGAACTCTGGCCCAAATTAGATGCTTTGAATAGAGCGTTTGCAGCGCAGGATGTGGAAGCAGCGCTCAAGGTTTCGGCGGAGCTGGTGCCTGAATGGCGAAGGGCCAAGCCTTGA
- a CDS encoding formyltransferase family protein, producing the protein MAKQQFSISKVLLQMTKILFMGRKKVAAKCLRWLHSLPEVEIVATVTDSHLEGSVTAVLSAELGIPLLDYDSAMERAFELDIDLGISVLYWRKLKGALLFPQSKHGCVNFHPALLPQYKGCAGYNLAIMDGLSQWGSTCHYVDEEIDTGGILDVQKFNVDSDFETALSLEAKTLNVMEQQFRRVIQAILASPNGRLSVSPNIGGKYVSRFQMEELKQILPGEDPDRKSRAFWFPPYCGAWVEVNGQRVNVIPDCVLRAMGDPTATSLFADPCVGKI; encoded by the coding sequence GTGGCGAAGCAACAGTTCAGTATTTCAAAGGTTCTCCTTCAAATGACTAAAATTCTTTTTATGGGTCGTAAGAAAGTTGCCGCGAAGTGCTTAAGGTGGCTTCATTCTTTGCCTGAGGTGGAGATAGTCGCCACCGTTACTGACAGTCATCTTGAGGGTTCAGTGACTGCTGTTTTGTCTGCCGAGCTTGGGATCCCTTTATTGGATTACGACTCTGCAATGGAGCGCGCGTTTGAACTGGACATTGATCTTGGTATTTCTGTCCTTTATTGGCGTAAACTAAAAGGGGCGCTGCTTTTCCCCCAAAGTAAGCATGGTTGTGTAAATTTTCATCCAGCACTTTTACCTCAATACAAGGGTTGTGCGGGATATAACCTCGCCATCATGGATGGTTTGTCTCAGTGGGGCTCGACGTGCCATTACGTCGACGAGGAAATCGATACTGGCGGAATTTTGGATGTCCAGAAATTTAACGTCGATTCCGATTTTGAAACGGCTCTCTCTCTCGAGGCTAAAACTCTCAATGTTATGGAGCAGCAGTTCAGGAGGGTGATTCAGGCAATCCTTGCTTCGCCAAATGGTCGTCTTTCTGTTTCTCCAAATATTGGTGGTAAGTATGTCTCACGTTTTCAAATGGAAGAGTTAAAGCAAATTTTGCCTGGCGAGGATCCTGATAGAAAGTCCAGAGCTTTTTGGTTTCCTCCTTATTGTGGTGCGTGGGTTGAAGTGAATGGTCAAAGAGTAAATGTCATCCCGGATTGTGTTCTTCGCGCAATGGGTGATCCCACAGCTACAAGTTTGTTTGCAGACCCTTGTGTCGGGAAAATTTGA
- a CDS encoding sugar transferase, giving the protein MNPSRSLRPSNRPMKSFFDRLFALLSLFILSPLFIVTALLVRWRLGTPVLFRQQRPGYRGKPFWLLKFRTMRNACDAGGALLPDAQRLTPFGRWLRATSIDELPELINILRGEMSFIGPRPLLMQYLPLYSPQQARRHDVKPGFSGWAQINGRNSISWDEKFRLDVWYVDHQSFRLDLLIFLLTIWKVIRREGISARGEATVQYFKGSPSND; this is encoded by the coding sequence ATGAATCCCTCCCGCAGCTTGAGACCTTCTAATCGACCGATGAAATCCTTTTTTGATCGATTGTTTGCTCTGCTTAGTCTTTTTATTCTTTCGCCTCTGTTTATTGTTACGGCCTTATTGGTGCGTTGGCGACTCGGAACTCCTGTTCTGTTCAGGCAACAGCGCCCTGGCTACCGCGGAAAGCCTTTCTGGCTTTTGAAGTTCCGAACCATGAGGAATGCCTGTGATGCTGGCGGCGCTTTACTTCCTGATGCTCAGCGGCTTACACCTTTCGGTCGCTGGCTTCGCGCTACTTCGATTGATGAGCTTCCAGAGCTGATCAATATCTTGCGCGGCGAAATGAGCTTCATTGGCCCCAGGCCCTTGCTGATGCAATATCTCCCGTTATATTCTCCCCAGCAGGCTCGCCGACACGACGTGAAACCCGGCTTCAGTGGTTGGGCCCAGATCAATGGACGTAATTCTATCTCCTGGGATGAGAAGTTCCGCCTAGATGTCTGGTACGTCGATCACCAAAGTTTTAGGTTGGATCTACTCATCTTTTTGCTAACGATCTGGAAGGTGATCCGTCGCGAAGGCATCAGTGCACGTGGCGAAGCAACAGTTCAGTATTTCAAAGGTTCTCCTTCAAATGACTAA
- a CDS encoding photosystem II reaction center protein L has product MERNKNPNTLPVELNRTSLYLGLLFVFVTGILFSSYFFN; this is encoded by the coding sequence ATGGAGCGCAACAAAAATCCCAACACCTTGCCTGTTGAACTCAACAGAACCAGCCTCTATCTCGGATTGCTGTTCGTGTTCGTCACCGGCATTTTGTTCTCCAGCTACTTCTTCAACTGA
- a CDS encoding DegT/DnrJ/EryC1/StrS aminotransferase family protein codes for MILPLWPSFDAEQIAVASQVLASGKVNTWTGNETRAFEDEFALWSGTSHAIALANGSLALSAAYLAVGLGQGDELITTPRTFIATASSAVLLGAKPIFADVDPNSGAITASTIAPLITPRTKAIAVVHLGGWPADMPAICDLARAHGIALIEDCAQAHGARINDQSVGSFGDVAAWSFCQDKIMSTAGEGGMVNTSRPELWDAMWSVKDHGKTHDAVFGRDHQSGFRWLHERFGSNFRLTELQSAIGRVQLQRLQEWTFTRTRNALLLAEALGDFPSVRVPRPPEHLTHAWYKFYAFVELEAMADGWSRDRVLSEIASLGYPALSGSCSEVYLEKCFQDAGLAPAERLPVARMLGETSLMFLVHPTITPHQMEGYADAVRSVVQRACR; via the coding sequence GTGATTCTACCTCTCTGGCCTTCGTTTGATGCTGAACAAATTGCAGTCGCCAGCCAGGTTCTCGCCTCAGGAAAAGTAAACACCTGGACCGGCAATGAGACAAGGGCTTTTGAGGACGAGTTTGCTCTATGGTCCGGCACTAGTCATGCTATTGCCTTAGCCAATGGCTCTTTGGCCCTTTCCGCTGCCTATTTGGCTGTTGGTCTCGGCCAGGGCGATGAGCTGATTACTACGCCACGCACTTTTATCGCTACTGCCTCAAGCGCCGTACTTCTTGGTGCAAAGCCGATCTTCGCGGATGTCGATCCGAATTCCGGAGCGATCACAGCCTCCACCATTGCTCCGCTGATCACCCCTCGTACCAAGGCTATTGCTGTGGTGCATTTAGGCGGCTGGCCTGCTGATATGCCAGCGATCTGCGATCTTGCCCGAGCTCATGGCATCGCCCTTATTGAGGACTGTGCGCAGGCACATGGGGCTCGCATTAACGATCAGTCAGTGGGCAGCTTCGGCGATGTGGCGGCTTGGAGCTTCTGTCAGGACAAGATCATGTCCACCGCGGGTGAAGGTGGAATGGTGAACACCTCGCGCCCTGAACTCTGGGATGCGATGTGGTCTGTCAAGGACCATGGCAAAACCCATGATGCTGTCTTCGGACGAGATCACCAATCAGGCTTTCGCTGGCTGCATGAACGCTTCGGTTCTAATTTCCGCCTCACTGAGCTGCAAAGCGCCATCGGTCGTGTTCAGCTTCAGCGCCTTCAAGAATGGACCTTTACTCGCACTCGTAATGCTCTCTTGCTCGCGGAAGCACTGGGTGATTTTCCCTCAGTGCGTGTGCCCCGACCGCCAGAGCATCTCACCCACGCTTGGTATAAATTTTATGCTTTCGTAGAGCTCGAGGCCATGGCCGATGGCTGGAGCCGTGATCGCGTTCTTTCGGAGATTGCTTCACTCGGGTATCCCGCTCTCTCGGGTAGCTGTAGCGAGGTCTATCTGGAGAAATGCTTTCAGGATGCTGGGCTGGCTCCAGCCGAGCGTCTGCCTGTGGCTCGGATGCTCGGTGAAACCAGTCTGATGTTCTTGGTGCACCCGACCATTACCCCTCATCAGATGGAAGGCTACGCCGACGCTGTCCGATCAGTTGTTCAACGAGCCTGCCGATGA